The following are encoded together in the Roseobacter denitrificans OCh 114 genome:
- the gatA gene encoding Asp-tRNA(Asn)/Glu-tRNA(Gln) amidotransferase subunit GatA gives MSKLNELGLAEARDALRAGETTSKDLTEACLTAIEEAGVLNAFVHHTADLALERAAAADARLAQGAAPAMCGLPIGMKDLFCTKGVASQAGSRILEGFLPEYESTVSQNLVDAGAVMLGKLNMDEFAMGSSNETSIYGDVINPWRRKDDEKPLTPGGSSGGSAAAVAADLCLAATGTDTGGSIRQPAAFTGTVGIKPTYGRCSRWGIVAFASSLDQAGPMTKSVRDAAIMLEAMSGHDPKDSTSADLAVPDFEAALSGDIRGKKIGIPKEYRMDGMPDEIEALWQTGIAMMKDAGAEIIDISLPHTKYALPAYYVIAPAEASSNLARYDGVRYGHRAKLDQGDGITEMYEKTRAEGFGPEVQRRVMVGTYVLSAGFYDAYYNRARKVRTLIKQDFETVFAQGVDAILTPATPSAAFGLGEMTDADPVAMYLNDIFTVTVNLAGLPGIAVPGGLDANGLPLGLQLIGRPWEEAELLNTAYALEQAVGFVAKPQKWW, from the coding sequence ATGAGTAAGCTGAATGAATTGGGACTGGCCGAGGCGCGCGATGCCCTGCGCGCAGGTGAAACTACCTCGAAAGACCTGACCGAGGCCTGCCTCACCGCCATCGAAGAAGCGGGCGTGTTGAACGCCTTTGTGCACCACACCGCCGATCTTGCGCTTGAGCGGGCAGCAGCGGCCGACGCGCGTCTGGCACAAGGGGCGGCCCCTGCGATGTGCGGTCTGCCCATCGGGATGAAAGACCTGTTCTGCACCAAAGGTGTCGCGTCACAGGCAGGATCGCGCATTCTCGAGGGCTTTTTGCCCGAGTATGAATCCACCGTCAGCCAGAACCTTGTGGACGCCGGGGCAGTCATGCTGGGCAAGCTCAACATGGATGAATTCGCCATGGGCTCGTCCAACGAAACCTCGATCTATGGCGATGTGATCAACCCGTGGCGGCGCAAGGACGATGAAAAACCGTTGACACCGGGGGGCTCTTCGGGCGGTTCGGCGGCGGCGGTTGCCGCTGATCTGTGCCTTGCCGCGACCGGTACGGACACCGGCGGCTCCATCCGCCAGCCTGCGGCTTTTACCGGCACCGTAGGCATCAAACCGACCTATGGGCGTTGTTCACGCTGGGGGATTGTGGCCTTTGCCTCCTCACTTGATCAGGCGGGACCGATGACGAAATCGGTACGCGATGCTGCCATCATGCTGGAGGCGATGTCAGGGCATGACCCAAAGGACAGCACCTCTGCCGATCTGGCCGTTCCGGATTTCGAGGCGGCGCTGAGCGGGGATATTCGCGGCAAAAAGATCGGCATCCCCAAGGAATACCGCATGGATGGTATGCCCGATGAGATCGAAGCGCTCTGGCAAACCGGCATCGCCATGATGAAGGACGCAGGCGCTGAAATCATCGACATCTCCCTGCCGCACACGAAATACGCGCTGCCCGCCTATTACGTGATTGCCCCGGCCGAGGCGTCGTCGAACCTCGCGCGCTATGACGGTGTGCGCTATGGACACCGCGCCAAGCTGGATCAGGGCGATGGCATCACGGAGATGTATGAAAAGACCCGCGCCGAAGGCTTCGGACCCGAAGTGCAGCGCCGCGTGATGGTCGGCACCTACGTGCTGTCCGCCGGTTTTTACGACGCCTATTACAACCGCGCGCGCAAGGTCCGCACACTGATCAAGCAGGATTTTGAAACAGTGTTTGCGCAGGGTGTCGATGCGATATTGACGCCAGCGACCCCGTCGGCGGCCTTTGGTCTGGGCGAAATGACCGACGCCGATCCGGTCGCGATGTATCTCAATGACATCTTTACCGTGACCGTCAATCTGGCCGGACTACCGGGCATTGCGGTGCCGGGCGGGCTTGACGCCAATGGCCTGCCGCTTGGTCTGCAACTCATCGGTCGCCCGTGGGAAGAGGCCGAGTTGCTGAACACCGCCTATGCTCTTGAGCAGGCAGTGGGTTTTGTGGCCAAGCCGCAGAAATGGTGGTAG
- a CDS encoding pseudouridine synthase produces the protein MTSELTPQGDRIAKVLSRAGVASRREAERMIEAGRVKVNGKPISSPALNVQASDKITVDGKDVSPPEPARLWLYHKPTGLVTTDNDEKGRETIYSALPADLPRVMSVGRLDINSEGLLLLTNDGSIKRRLELPTTGWLRRYRVRVNGRPTDATLEPLRRGISSEGENFQPMQVTLDRQQGANAWLTMGLREGKNREIRRALAELGLTVNRLIRISYGPFQLGELKSGAVEEVRRKVLRDQLGLEEDAGTDPAKRLEAGRKRGPPIRRTRATAGAKPARYAKKPRK, from the coding sequence ATGACCTCTGAACTCACGCCACAGGGCGACCGCATTGCCAAAGTCCTCAGCCGCGCCGGTGTCGCCAGCCGCCGCGAGGCGGAACGCATGATCGAAGCCGGCCGCGTCAAGGTTAATGGCAAGCCCATTTCATCCCCCGCCCTGAATGTGCAGGCCAGTGACAAGATCACTGTGGATGGCAAGGACGTATCCCCTCCGGAACCCGCGCGGCTTTGGCTCTATCACAAACCCACGGGCCTTGTGACGACGGACAATGACGAAAAGGGCCGCGAAACGATCTACAGCGCCCTGCCTGCGGATTTGCCGCGTGTGATGAGCGTCGGGCGGCTCGATATCAATTCCGAGGGGCTGTTGCTGCTGACCAATGATGGCAGTATCAAACGCCGCCTCGAACTGCCCACGACGGGCTGGCTGCGTCGCTACCGCGTGCGCGTCAACGGCAGGCCCACGGATGCGACACTGGAGCCGCTGCGGCGCGGGATCAGCAGCGAGGGCGAGAATTTTCAACCCATGCAGGTCACGCTGGACCGCCAGCAAGGCGCGAATGCGTGGCTGACAATGGGCCTGCGCGAGGGCAAAAACCGTGAAATTCGCCGCGCGCTGGCAGAACTGGGGCTCACTGTGAACCGCCTGATCCGGATCAGCTATGGGCCTTTTCAGTTGGGCGAGTTGAAATCCGGCGCTGTCGAAGAGGTCCGTCGCAAGGTTCTGCGCGATCAACTGGGCCTTGAAGAGGACGCAGGCACCGACCCGGCAAAACGCCTCGAGGCGGGCAGGAAGCGCGGACCACCCATCCGCCGGACGCGCGCGACTGCTGGCGCAAAACCCGCCAGATACGCCAAAAAACCACGCAAATGA
- a CDS encoding ceramidase domain-containing protein, which yields MEWTRYIDGYCERMGPEYWAEPINAVTNLAFVIAALVMWRRARGLALARALCVVLGLIGIGSYLFHTHAQVWAAMADVLPIIGFILLYLFAVNRAAFDVNGWAALGLTALFIPYAGMMVPAFSLIPALGGSAAYAPVPLLIFLYAGFLRHRLPEFARGLAIGAGLLVVSLTFRTLDEPACDAIPIGTHFMWHVLNGVMLGWMIEVYVRLMREKAEEGRA from the coding sequence ATGGAGTGGACGCGCTACATTGACGGATACTGCGAACGAATGGGGCCTGAATACTGGGCGGAACCCATCAATGCGGTGACAAATCTGGCCTTTGTCATTGCGGCGCTGGTGATGTGGCGGCGTGCGCGCGGGCTCGCTTTGGCGCGCGCCTTATGCGTCGTCTTGGGGTTGATCGGGATCGGCAGCTATCTGTTTCATACGCACGCGCAGGTCTGGGCCGCCATGGCGGATGTATTGCCCATCATCGGTTTCATTCTGCTTTATCTGTTTGCGGTGAATCGCGCGGCCTTTGACGTGAACGGCTGGGCCGCCCTTGGGCTGACGGCGCTTTTCATTCCCTACGCCGGCATGATGGTCCCGGCGTTTTCCCTGATCCCGGCGCTCGGCGGATCGGCGGCCTATGCGCCCGTGCCGCTGCTGATTTTCCTCTACGCCGGATTTCTGCGCCACCGGTTACCGGAGTTTGCCCGTGGTCTGGCGATCGGGGCGGGGTTGCTGGTGGTTTCTTTGACCTTTCGCACGCTGGATGAGCCGGCTTGTGACGCCATCCCGATTGGCACGCATTTCATGTGGCATGTGCTGAACGGTGTGATGCTGGGCTGGATGATCGAGGTTTACGTCAGGCTCATGCGCGAAAAGGCTGAAGAAGGTCGCGCATAA
- a CDS encoding nucleoside deaminase — protein sequence MQFNTHMEAALSEARAAAKRGEVPVGAVIVAPDGAIIAAAGNQTRADHDPTAHAEILAIRRACAVLGSERLLDHALYVTLEPCAMCAAAISAARISRLYYGASDPKSGGVAQGARVFSHPQCHHAPEVFDGIAAAESEAMLRGFFTARR from the coding sequence ATGCAGTTCAACACGCATATGGAAGCGGCCCTCTCTGAGGCGCGCGCGGCGGCCAAACGCGGAGAGGTCCCGGTCGGCGCTGTCATCGTGGCACCGGATGGCGCGATCATTGCCGCTGCGGGCAATCAGACCCGTGCGGACCATGATCCGACCGCACATGCCGAAATCCTCGCGATCCGCAGGGCCTGCGCGGTGCTGGGCAGTGAGCGTCTGTTGGATCATGCGCTTTATGTGACGCTTGAGCCTTGTGCGATGTGTGCGGCAGCGATTTCGGCGGCCCGTATTTCGCGGCTCTATTACGGGGCCAGTGATCCCAAATCGGGGGGGGTGGCGCAGGGGGCGCGCGTGTTCAGCCATCCGCAATGCCATCATGCACCCGAAGTATTTGACGGCATCGCCGCTGCGGAATCCGAGGCGATGCTCAGGGGATTTTTTACCGCGCGGCGCTAG
- the rpmG gene encoding 50S ribosomal protein L33 gives MAKPTTIKIRLNSSAGTGHFYVTKKNARTMTEKMVIKKYDPVARKHVEYKEGKIK, from the coding sequence ATGGCCAAGCCAACCACGATCAAAATTCGTCTGAACTCCTCGGCGGGGACAGGCCATTTCTACGTCACCAAAAAGAACGCACGGACCATGACTGAAAAGATGGTCATCAAGAAGTATGACCCCGTTGCGCGCAAGCATGTCGAATACAAGGAAGGCAAGATCAAGTAA
- a CDS encoding N-acetylmuramoyl-L-alanine amidase gives MRHCPSLNFGPRRNSLTPILIVIHYTAMASAEAAIARLCDPQAEVSAHYLIDRSGPVTQMVNEEHRAWHAGVGEWRGLTDINSRSIGIELDNDGTHPFPEPQMAALEDLLRGIRSRWPVAASDIIGHSDMAPGRKSDPGPRFDWARLARQGLAAPVSPQMQGEGFEQSAQRAGFTAPVDRATLLTATRLRFAPWREGPITDDDLQLYHRI, from the coding sequence GTGCGCCACTGCCCTTCGCTGAATTTTGGCCCACGGCGCAATAGCCTGACGCCCATACTCATCGTGATACACTACACGGCCATGGCCAGCGCCGAGGCAGCGATCGCGCGCCTTTGTGATCCGCAGGCAGAGGTTTCCGCACATTATCTGATTGATCGCAGCGGCCCCGTGACACAAATGGTCAATGAAGAGCACCGCGCCTGGCACGCGGGCGTCGGGGAATGGCGCGGGCTGACTGACATCAATTCCCGTTCCATCGGAATCGAACTGGATAACGACGGCACGCATCCGTTTCCCGAACCACAGATGGCCGCGCTGGAAGACCTGTTGCGGGGTATCCGGTCCCGCTGGCCCGTGGCGGCAAGCGATATCATCGGCCATTCAGACATGGCGCCGGGGCGCAAATCGGACCCCGGGCCACGCTTTGACTGGGCGCGGCTGGCCCGACAGGGGTTGGCAGCACCGGTGAGCCCGCAGATGCAAGGTGAGGGGTTTGAGCAATCCGCACAGCGCGCAGGGTTCACCGCCCCTGTGGATCGCGCAACGCTGTTGACCGCCACGCGGCTGCGCTTTGCGCCCTGGCGCGAGGGTCCGATCACGGATGACGATCTGCAGCTTTACCACCGGATTTGA
- the gatC gene encoding Asp-tRNA(Asn)/Glu-tRNA(Gln) amidotransferase subunit GatC, which produces MSIDESTAARVAKLARIKVEPAALPALAGEFNTILGFIEQLNEVDIDGVEPMTSVTPQVLKRRADVVADGDQQARVLSNAPDAREGFFAVPKVVE; this is translated from the coding sequence ATGTCCATTGATGAAAGCACCGCCGCCCGCGTGGCGAAACTGGCCCGGATCAAGGTTGAACCAGCCGCATTGCCCGCGCTGGCCGGAGAGTTCAACACCATTCTCGGCTTTATCGAACAGCTGAACGAGGTGGATATCGACGGCGTCGAGCCCATGACATCGGTGACACCGCAAGTGTTGAAACGCCGCGCGGATGTTGTTGCGGATGGGGATCAGCAGGCACGTGTCCTGTCCAATGCGCCGGATGCGCGCGAAGGGTTCTTTGCCGTGCCGAAGGTGGTTGAATAA
- a CDS encoding metal-dependent hydrolase → MQIIWLGHGSFRIEIGDQVLLIDPWLTGNPMLAEDQHAAATTGATHILITHGHFDHTADVVALSKSLEAPVVGIYDFMSYFEAKEGLSVVGFNMGGTVTLGDVAVSLVPALHSTSYGPDATAPLGREAGFIIKGERYTVYVSGDTGISAEMDWIGDYYKPDIGILSAGGHFTMDMKGAAYAAKRYFDFKTVIPCHYKTFDLLEQSATDLIDALPDVDVIEPQVMTPIRF, encoded by the coding sequence ATGCAAATCATTTGGCTCGGGCACGGCAGCTTTCGCATCGAAATCGGGGATCAGGTGCTGCTGATTGATCCATGGCTGACGGGCAACCCGATGCTGGCCGAGGATCAGCACGCCGCTGCCACCACCGGTGCGACGCATATTCTGATCACCCATGGCCATTTCGATCACACGGCGGATGTGGTCGCCTTGTCCAAATCGCTGGAGGCACCGGTCGTGGGGATTTACGACTTCATGAGCTACTTCGAGGCCAAGGAGGGCCTGAGTGTCGTGGGGTTCAACATGGGCGGCACGGTCACCTTGGGCGATGTGGCGGTGTCACTGGTCCCTGCCCTGCACTCGACGTCCTACGGTCCGGATGCGACGGCCCCGCTCGGGCGCGAGGCAGGGTTCATCATCAAGGGCGAACGTTACACGGTCTATGTGTCAGGTGACACAGGGATTTCGGCGGAAATGGATTGGATCGGGGACTATTACAAACCCGACATCGGCATCCTGAGCGCCGGTGGACATTTCACCATGGACATGAAGGGGGCCGCCTATGCCGCGAAACGGTACTTCGACTTCAAAACCGTGATCCCCTGCCACTACAAGACCTTTGATCTGCTGGAGCAATCCGCAACGGACCTCATCGACGCCCTGCCGGATGTCGATGTGATCGAGCCGCAGGTCATGACGCCGATAAGGTTCTGA